CGGGTATTTGTCCCGGACGGTTTCGAGCAGCGCCTGTGTTTCCTCAGGCAGCCGTCCGGTATCGAGTGTGAAAACTTCGATTTTTCCGGCGTTTTTTGCGATCGCATCCAGGAGCACCATGTCTTCCGCTCCGAAACTGCACGCGAACGCCGTGGGGGACTGGGCCGTTTCGATTTTCCTGAGATAAGAGACCAGCTCGCTCGATTTTTCCGCGAGACTCATTACAGCTTATTCCTCAACTTCCTACAATGCAGCTGATACCGAGGACGAGAAGTGTCCCTGCCAGAATCCGGCGCATCATGACTTCCGGTAACCGGGCACTGACCGTGCTGCCGATGTAGATTCCCGGAATCGACCCCAGCAGCAAACCAAAAAGCAGGCGATAGTCGATATTCCCCATTTGAAGATGACCCAGCCCGGCTACCGTCACCAGCGGAATGGCGTGCGCCAGATCCGTGCCGACCAGCTCGGCTCCCCGCATTTTCGGATACAGCAGCATCAGCGCGGCAACGCCGATCGCGCCTGCGCCGACCGACGTCAGTGTCACCATTATGCCAAGAACGACGCCGATTGCGGTGGCATATCGATTCGAAGTCTGTTCGCTGAACTCGAAACGCTTGCCGCCGGCCGCGAGGATGCGCTTACGCAACATAACGGCTGCCGCGGTGGCCACCAGGGAGACGCCGAGTACCGGAAGAATAATATGGTCGAGCGGCTTGCCTTGCCCGCTCAGGTGACGCATGATCAGGATGGTTGCGATCGATGCCGGCAGGCTGCCTGCCCCGAGCCGCATGACGATCCGCCAATTCACATTTCCGCGGGCGCTGTGCGCCGTCACGCCGAAGATTTTGGTCAACGATGCGAAAATCAGATCCGTGCCGACCGCGATTCCCACCGGTATTTTGAACAGAAAGACCAGCGCCGGGGTCATCAACGACCCACCGCCGACACCTGTAAGGCCCACGATCAGGCCGACGATCAAACCGACCAGCGGATATAACGATTGCACGTTCATAAGGCTCCAAAAAAAAGACCCGCTCGGAGGCGGGCCTCAACCAACGGATGATACGATAAGATCACTCCGACGGCGAGGTTCTCCCGCAGCTACAACAACATCGGAAATGAAAAGGAGACCGTTTTGATCGCATTAACCAGATCATTGATTCCAAAAGCCTAAACGTTCTGAAGTACGTTTATAGACTAACTTGATGATTTAAATCAACTAT
This window of the Terriglobia bacterium genome carries:
- a CDS encoding sulfite exporter TauE/SafE family protein; protein product: MNVQSLYPLVGLIVGLIVGLTGVGGGSLMTPALVFLFKIPVGIAVGTDLIFASLTKIFGVTAHSARGNVNWRIVMRLGAGSLPASIATILIMRHLSGQGKPLDHIILPVLGVSLVATAAAVMLRKRILAAGGKRFEFSEQTSNRYATAIGVVLGIMVTLTSVGAGAIGVAALMLLYPKMRGAELVGTDLAHAIPLVTVAGLGHLQMGNIDYRLLFGLLLGSIPGIYIGSTVSARLPEVMMRRILAGTLLVLGISCIVGS